One part of the Magallana gigas chromosome 5, xbMagGiga1.1, whole genome shotgun sequence genome encodes these proteins:
- the LOC105324748 gene encoding uncharacterized protein: MAGRVCLFPWTVLYLSVFLSTASCATYYFVHEAVIYDAADLYCSRQFGGGSMSGVSDDFDWDCVPQNVWFWTNKDKYCKLNKFNKPICKNMSFIHHLGIGKRAFICKTESDLDYDDLDYQGDEITLCLSTTPHPDTTTAPSTPTPGNSSLVSNSTTHRSSDDADHGWVAGVALGIIAVLVIIGCTVFFFVKRRKRPITKENGCVDSESGHTVERSETKTSRLGSVVQKCRQKLQRSSPSRDYEMPDVHRPEREYDQLNVPMLPAEIVYAEPEQDELGYLVSQGSELNEYTYIDTTGGDTEESTGGSAHPHAGMDCENPVYEDMSKREVITANRDKPKADKDSKPKATGAAGAITRKHEYLNSPVIGRLLTEEQKGVQTKQKKVDISIVNGTYDDKLCTSSASSRDTPLAKAPGDSNVTPTDDNSESLAKNVKGSNIRNIILKLQGATDA, encoded by the exons ATGGCGGGGAGAGTGTGTCTTTTTCCATGGACCGTGCTTTATCTCTCTGTCTTCCTATCGACAG CATCATGCGCTACTTACTACTTCGTCCACGAGGCGGTGATATACGACGCGGCGGATCTCTACTGCTCCCGCCAGTTCGGGGGCGGATCCATGTCTGGTGTGTCCGACGACTTTGACTGGGACTGTGTTCCACAGAATGTCTGGTTCTGGACCAACAAGGACAAGT ActgcaaattaaataaattcaataaaccTATATGCAAGAACATGAGCTTTATTCATCATCTTGGGATTGGTAAACGCGCCTTCATCTGTAAAACAG AGTCAGACCTGGACTATGATGACCTGGACTATCAGGGAGATGAGATCACACTCTGCCTCAGCACCACGCCTCACCCAGACACAACCACAGCGCCCAGCACCCCCACCCCGGGGAATTCTTCTTTAGTGTCCAACTCCACCACACATAGAAGTTCCGATGACGCAGATCAcg GTTGGGTGGCTGGTGTAGCATTAGGTATCATCGCAGTCCTTGTAATTATTGGCTGTACTGTATTCTTTTTCGTCAAAAG aAGAAAACGACCAATAACGAAAGAAAATGGCTGCGTTGATTCTGAGAGCGGACACACAGTTGAGCGAAGTGAGACGAAAACGAGTAGATTAGGCTCTGTCGTTCAAAAGTGTAGACAAAAACTCCAGAGAAGCTCCCCATCGAGGGACTACGAAATGCCGGACGTTCACAGACCGGAAAGAGAGTACGATCAGCTCAACGTGCCAATGCTTCCGGCGGAAATAGTTTACGCAGAACCAGAGCAAGATGAGTTGGGTTACCTCGTGTCACAAGGGAGTGAACTCAATGAGTACACGTATATTGATACAACGGGTGGGGACACGGAGGAGAGCACAGGGGGCTCCGCGCACCCCCACGCCGGGATGGACTGTGAAAACCCTGTGTATGAGGACATGAGTAAGAGGGAAGTGATAACGGCGAACCGTGATAAACCGAAGGCGGACAAAGACTCAAAGCCAAAAGCAACCGGTGCTGCTGGAGCTATAACCAGAAAACATGAATACCTGAACTCGCCCGTGATAGGGAGGTTATTGACAGAAGAACAGAAAGGCGTTCAAACTAAGCAGAAGAAAGTTGATATAAGTATTGTAAATGGGACTTACGATGATAAACTGTGTACTTCCTCAGCATCATCACGTGATACACCGCTTGCAAAAGCGCCCGGTGATTCAAACGTCACTCCAACGGACGATAACTCTGAGTCCCTCGCCAAAAATGTGAAAGGCAGCAACAttagaaacattattttaaaacttcaagGTGCAACGGATGCTTAG
- the LOC105324758 gene encoding uncharacterized protein gives MAYNAVITSGLILLLLPNQTSANRFLLFVRHDDMNYTEAKEACESFGGRLAVPGSFNEEERLDVMQCIPPNVVFWTNQRGAKDACLVTFLLDIKCFYEKRFYQHDFLCEAERDSIRYSYYLKRGDVCSSQDIHHSTLSPGGNTTTTTTPVSTTRTPGPELTLSPIRTLQTIGTRPLDGDKTTPSTDVISTQREVVQNGTEISGGRNGEKGSGGVSNIGASAAIAIFSAILILTILGIFYVYVKRKKPELLRKASFWKTPEPVQNEYDTVRPRQGPEHSYGYMRSSDPPGDYLQPNPSAIRSRNIDNIDYLVEADDNIISGVDRADSCQAAQENDYDYIHIDDADCGQPPPPYDLARAIPNSGYEKCNQSQNTSKTLTSHDYYNTPDSKIAPPKDLNRSDSECVTNKVEL, from the exons ATGGCGTATAACGCAGTCATCACCAGCGGACTGATATTGCTCCTTCTACCGAACCAAACATCCG CTAACCGGTTCCTGCTGTTTGTCCGTCATGATGACATGAACTACACGGAAGCCAAGGAAGCGTGTGAGAGTTTCGGGGGTCGCCTGGCCGTCCCGGGCTCGTTCAACGAGGAGGAGAGACTTGACGTCATGCAGTGTATCCCCCCAAACGTCGTCTTCTGGACCAATCAGAGAGGAGCAAAGGACG CTTGTTTAGTAACCTTCCTGTTGGACATCAAATGTTTCTACGAGAAGAGGTTCTACCAACACGACTTTTTGTGTGAGGCTG AGCGGGATTCGATCCGGTATTCGTATTACCTGAAAAGAGGAGATGTGTGCAGTAGTCAGGATATCCACCACTCCACGCTATCACCAGGCGGGAATACCACCACAACCACGACCCCCGTCAGCACGACACGGACCCCGGGGCCAGAGCTGACCCTCTCACCAATCAGAACACTGCAGACGATAGGAACACGGCCACTAGACGGCGACAAAACGACGCCATCGACTGACGTCATCAGCACACAGAGAGAGGTGGTGCAGAATGGTACAGAGATCAGTGGGGGACGAAACGGGGAGAAAGGGTCCGGCGGCGTGTCAAACATCG GTGCAAGTGCAGCCATTGCAATATTTTCTGCGATTTTAATATTGACTATTCTTGGAATCTTCTACGTTTATGTCAAACGAAA GAAACCGGAACTGTTGAGAAAAGCCTCGTTTTGGAAGACACCGGAACCAGTCCAGAACGAGTACGACACAGTTAGGCCCCGACAGGGACCGGAACATTCTTACGGATACATGAGGAGTTCCGATCCTCCCGGGGATTACTTACAACCAAATCCTTCCGCCATACGGTCGCGAAACATTGACAACATAGATTATTTGGTAGAAGCAGACGACAACATAATTTCTGGGGTTGATCGTGCAGATTCTTGTCAGGCGGCGCAGGAAAATGACTACGATTACATTCACATTGACGACGCTGACTGCGGACAACCACCTCCTCCCTACGATCTTGCCAGAGCTATTCCGAACAGCGGTTATGAAAAGTGCAACCAATCACAAAACACATCTAAGACTTTGACATCACATGATTATTATAACACGCCTGATTCAAAAATTGCTCCTCCGAAGGATTTAAACCGTAGTGATTCAGAATGTGTTACGAACAAAGTGGAgttatag
- the LOC136275260 gene encoding uncharacterized protein has product MWNSSLNISSENSAEQRLVQWNESLTLRLIPNDVILALYFVVGVVGNTIVLSVYTLRFQGQHRERYFVPFLALADLLACITCVTFTFYLNFHQADFRNETFCKVMWPLSAGTTFMSVFTLLVITIERYYKLCRPFHELRHRRIILLAILTMSVLIAAPSPLFFGTRATFVPERNLTRFRCTVIKDINSPGPNIYGFVLGLFSILTPITIAVVYIRIGWKLRGQMKFRQQFTCSQRSHEVSEKDFAKGAHSSDVLFLEDQHPGTYIKLIKERINCDHEHSNSTEYSDQDDGKLQDKLQSNDAHQNVINHVSLSPQTNEASPKNKKKHRVDEDVACSNSRIDNRLQFKNRKFPLSFFKQSIFSKTNDSQVKNTTGGVDNQATGFFNSACSLTKATTMKPKGPGLYLHRNKYELDGHASPTVTIKTKNICGECAAGGTQASCCQSTFSKSGRKLPEVPVRRHVITHNGHLYPSLGMHRFTVMFMLITGICCLCYLPKITLLILETVMTSFWASIPDQYLGVVLFLYRFYIFNNVCNPIIYCLFDYRFRREIKVLCCRRRTIFK; this is encoded by the coding sequence ATGTGGAATAGTTCTTTGAACATTTCTTCGGAAAATTCAGCCGAACAGCGGCTAGTGCAATGGAACGAATCACTGACTCTTCGTCTGATTCCAAATGACGTCATTTTGGCGCTATATTTCGTGGTGGGCGTGGTCGGGAACACGATTGTTCTGTCTGTGTACACCCTAAGATTTCAGGGGCAGCACCGTGAGCGATACTTTGTCCCCTTTCTGGCGCTAGCTGACCTCCTGGCCTGCATCACGTGtgttactttcactttctatttGAACTTTCATCAGGCAGATTTTAGGAATGAGACTTTTTGTAAGGTCATGTGGCCGCTATCGGCAGGAACAACTTTTATGTCGGTTTTCACACTGCTAGTGATAACCATTGAAAGATATTATAAACTTTGTCGGCCTTTTCATGAGTTAAGACACAGGAGAATAATTTTACTCGCTATTCTTACAATGTCTGTTCTAATAGCAGCACCAAGCCCTCTTTTCTTCGGGACCCGCGCTACTTTCGTCCCCGAGAGAAATCTTACCAGGTTCAGATGTACCGTGATAAAAGACATCAACAGCCCCGGGCCCAATATCTATGGGTTCGTTTTGGGGTTGTTCAGCATTCTTACACCAATAACAATTGCTGTCGTCTACATTAGGATTGGTTGGAAACTTAGGGGTCAAATGAAATTCAGACAACAGTTTACTTGTTCCCAAAGGTCTCATGAGGTCTCGGAAAAAGACTTTGCTAAGGGAGCTCACTCCAGTGACGTCTTGTTTCTGGAAGATCAGCATCCTGGAACCTACATTAAACTAATTAAGGAGAGGATCAATTGTGATCACGAGCATTCAAACTCAACGGAGTACTCAGACCAAGATGACGGGAAACTACAGGACAAATTACAAAGCAATGATGCTCATCAAAATGTCATAAACCATGTGTCATTAAGCCCACAAACAAATGAGGCATCGccaaagaataaaaagaaacatcgTGTTGATGAAGATGTTGCATGTAGCAATTCAAGGATCGATAACAGACTtcaattcaaaaatagaaaattccctctttcttttttcaaacaaaGTATTTTTTCCAAAACAAATGATAGTCAAGTGAAAAACACGACAGGCGGGGTAGATAACCAGGCAACTGGGTTCTTCAACAGTGCTTGTTCTTTGACCAAAGCTACAACAATGAAACCAAAGGGACCTGGACTATATTTACATCGAAACAAATACGAACTGGATGGACATGCCTCCCCAACAGTAACCATTAAGACAAAGAATATATGTGGGGAATGTGCTGCTGGAGGAACACAGGCGTCATGCTGCCAAAGCACATTCTCCAAATCGGGACGAAAACTCCCTGAAGTCCCTGTGCGTAGACACGTGATCACCCACAACGGGCACCTGTACCCTTCCCTCGGAATGCACCGATTTACCGTTATGTTTATGCTGATTACCGGGATCTGCTGTCTCTGCTACCTCCCAAAGATCACACTCCTGATCCTGGAAACCGTGATGACGTCATTCTGGGCCTCCATTCCTGACCAGTACCTGGGGGTGGTTCTTTTTCTGTATCGATTCTATATCTTCAATAATGTGTGTAACCCCATCATTTACTGCCTCTTTGATTACCGCTTTAGAAGGGAAATCAAGGTTCTATGCTGTCGTCGCCGCACGATTTTCAAATGA
- the LOC105324738 gene encoding peroxidase-like protein, producing MFERPTIYVLLYAASILGLQGQSIDSVVQDAVTSAFNRGRGTTRQPTRERSLIPTSIAGRTADPPSGSSRGSSAVNSLNRFSQNNEPEMNQLLDDRARFAAEATKTIAASPALAAQFSGSNANERAQLVTSDAGLTASFRRAVSPFCYEIPFCNSRDPYRTADGSCNNLYNPLLGKSFTPQSRILQNAYDDYIELPRTLTSDRQGSLPSARVVSNTVLSGSTPTSATHSTFLTHFGQFIDHDVISTPSMREGSPPGSINDCCSGVRNKFSCFTIPIPSNDPYYQGRTCMNMVRHAAALPLDCTNGVREQQNQRSSFIDGTAIYGFHRTRELALREQRGGRLRESDLNPGLLPRSRCPLGISTQYHCFMAGDHRQSETPTLTIMHTTWLRRHNLIADALRTATGITDDETLFQEAKRIVVAELQHITYNEFLPAVLNNRHLNFFNLLSRRSGHDNIYNPSVDPRTFNSFGAAVLRMGHSLVRNVVGHDNGRGQVQTFPLKDHFENPDLIFSPSYGYEYMARWMSKSPKSRSDRTLVDGIRNRLFEGPPGPYPSETLSFDLGALNIQRGREHGLPPYNAFRRFCGRYPAYHFSTTSRGGLVDHSPQNAARLARVYRSPHDIDLYAGGISETPVRGGILGPTFSCLLAYQFSLYKHGDRFWYENNDHENPLTAFTEEQLAEIKQMTHSKVLCSVVKNDLGEIRYQPRLFQRPEVFGNNQRPCTIILNGNYLGFDITPFANQMIRLRGSRRSTANPFNGLTGAFARRLGSSSNSLGASNETRTAPTNVGFRVPNPSDVLDATSGDLGGNQDGAGSSAPTRSNNNPNAPNSRGQTGGQATRERRKFGGRFT from the exons ATGTTTGAAAGACCAACCATTTATGTGTTGCTATATGCTGCCTCCATTTTGGGACTTCAAGGCCAGTCCATAGATTCCGTGGTCCAGGATGCTGTAACATCGGCGTTTAACAGGGGCAGGGGGACTACGCGACAACCAACGAGAGAACGGTCTTTAATTCCAACAA GTATCGCTGGTAGAACTGCTGATCCACCCTCTGGGAGCTCTAGGGGATCAAGTGCAGTAAACTCTTTGAACCGGTTTTCCCAGAATAATGAACCGGAAATGAACCAGCTTTTAGATGACAGGGCCAGGTTTGCGGCTGAGGCCACCAAGACCATCGCGGCCAG CCCAGCCCTGGCCGCTCAGTTCTCTGGAAGTAACGCCAATGAGCGGGCTCAGCTTGTGACCTCTGATGCAGGACTCACGGCCAGTTTTCGACGGGCTGTCTCTCCATTCTGTTATGAAATTCCATTCTGCAATTCCCGGGACCCTTACAGAACAGCGGACGGTTCCTGCAACAACCTGTACAATCCTTTGCTCGGCAAATCCTTCACTCCACAGTCCCGTATCCTCCAAAATGCTTATGATGACT ACATTGAACTACCCCGTACCCTGACCAGCGACAGACAGGGGTCCCTCCCTAGTGCCCGCGTGGTCAGTAATACCGTTCTCTCCGGATCTACTCCAACCAGTGCAACCCATTCAACCTTCCTGACACACTTTGGACAGTTTATCGATCACGACGTTATTTCAACCCCTTCCATGAGAG AGGGAAGTCCACCGGGGAGTATTAATGACTGCTGCTCCGGGGT GAGGAATAAATTTTCTTGTTTCACAATACCCATCCCGAGCAACGATCCATATTACCAAGGTCGAACGTGCATGAATATGGTGCGACATGCAGCTGCACTACCATTAGACTGCACTAATG GCGTCAGGGAGCAGCAGAACCAGAGGTCTTCTTTCATTGATGGCACGGCGATCTATGGATTCCATAGAACCAGGGAGTTAGCGCTCAGAGAACAAA GAGGGGGACGGCTGCGGGAGAGTGACCTTAACCCTGGGCTTCTGCCTCGAAGCAGGTGCCCGTTAGGAATATCTACTCAGTACCACTGCTTCATGGCCG GCGACCACAGACAAAGCGAAACGCCTACGCTCACAATCATGCATACCACGTGGTTACGACGTCACAATCTGATAGCAGACGCCCTACGTACAGCCACTGGTATCACTGATGACGAGACTCTGTTCCAGGAAGCCAAGAGGATTGTGGTCGCGGAACTCCAGCATATCACTTACAACGAATTTCTGCCAGCGGTTCTAAACAATCGCCACCTTAATTTCTTTAACCTGCTTTCCAGACGATCTGGACACGATAACATATACAACCCTAGCGTTGACCCTCGAACCTTCAACTCCTTTGGGGCGGCGGTGTTACGTATGGGTCACTCCTTGGTTAGAAACGTTGTCGGTCATGACAATGGACGGGGACAGGTGCAGACATTCCCGTTAAAGGATCATTTTGAAAACCCAGACTTAATATTTTCTCCCTCTTATGGATATGAATACATGGCTCGATGGATGTCAAAATCCCCTAAATCCCGGAGTGATCGGACGCTTGTGGACGGCATTAGAAATAGACTGTTTGAAGGTCCACCCGGTCCCTATCCTTCAGAGACTCTCTCTTTTGACCTCGGGGCTCTGAATATTCAGCGAGGCCGGGAGCATGGACTTCCACCATACAACGCCTTCCGTCGGTTCTGCGGACGGTATCCGGCATACCACTTCAGCACCACCAGTCGTGGGGGGCTGGTGGACCATTCCCCACAGAATGCAGCGAGATTGGCTAGAGTGTATAG AAGTCCTCATGATATAGACCTGTATGCTGGTGGTATTTCGGAGACCCCCGTCCGGGGAGGAATCCTGGGCCCCACCTTCTCCTGTCTGTTGGCCTATCAGTTCTCTCTGTACAAACATGGAGATAGGTTCTGGTACGAAAACAACGACCACGAAAATCCACTCACTGCTTTTACAGAAG AGCAGCTTGCCGAAATCAAACAAATGACCCATTCCAAAGTTCTCTGTTCTGTGGTGAAGAATGACTTAGGGGAGATACGGTACCAGCCACGCCTATTTCAACGACCTGAAGTATTTGG AAATAACCAGAGACCTTGCACAATAATCCTAAACGGAAACTACCTTGGGTTTGATATAACTCCATTTGCGAACCAAATGATCCGACTACGGGGAAGTCGAAGGAGCACTGCCAATCCTTTTAATGGATTGACTGGGGCTTTCGCCCGACGACTTGGAAGTAGTTCTAATTCATTAGGCGCCAGCAATGAAACTCGCACCGCTCCTACAAATGTCGGATTCAGAGTTCCTAACCCCAGTGATGTTTTAGACGCAACTTCCGGAGATTTAGGAGGAAATCAAGATGGAGCGGGAAGCAGTGCTCCAACACGGAGCAATAATAACCCAAACGCTCCCAACAGTCGGGGGCAAACGGGAGGCCAGGCAACGAGAGAACGCAGGAAGTTTGGTGGACGATTTACGTAG